In Synechococcus sp. PCC 6312, one genomic interval encodes:
- the gcvH gene encoding glycine cleavage system protein GcvH: MSLEYPEDLKYLDSHEYVRLEGEIATIGISAFAVDQLGDIVFVELPQEGDSIEQGERLGTIESVKAVEELYAPVSGTVIETNQAIVDSPEDIATDPYGEGWLMKVRINDDDIADAMSAAEYQALVEGEV; encoded by the coding sequence ATGAGCTTGGAATATCCCGAAGATCTGAAGTACCTCGATAGTCATGAATATGTGCGTCTTGAAGGAGAAATTGCCACCATTGGAATCAGTGCCTTTGCTGTGGATCAATTAGGGGATATTGTCTTTGTTGAACTCCCCCAAGAAGGAGATAGCATCGAGCAAGGAGAGCGACTCGGCACCATTGAATCCGTGAAAGCCGTGGAAGAACTTTATGCTCCGGTTTCCGGCACGGTGATTGAAACGAACCAGGCCATTGTGGACTCCCCCGAAGATATTGCAACAGACCCCTATGGGGAAGGCTGGCTCATGAAGGTGCGGATTAATGATGATGATATTGCCGATGCCATGAGTGCCGCCGAATACCAGGCCCTTGTTGAAGGTGAAGTTTAA
- the gcvT gene encoding glycine cleavage system aminomethyltransferase GcvT — MTHSTSPTLLRTPLFDLHKKSQARIVEFSGWEMPVQYQGIVAEHQAVRQGVGMFDISHMGKFDLKGENPLTALQPLVPTDLSQLQPGQAKYTVFLNHQGGIVDDLIVYCHSRYLVSLIVNAATTAKDWAWLQAHLNTTELALENQTDTLVLIALQGPKAVQALQPLVDIPLDGLKNYHHQPATIHLPPDSPFPQVPGWIARTGYTGEDGFEIMVPKTVGQDLWQALQKSGVTPCGLGARDTLRLEAAMALYGQDIDQTTTPLEAGLGWLVNWEKGDFIGRSALEQQKETGVSRQLVGFLMEERQIPRPHYLIVVEGQTVGSVTSGSLPPTIAQPLGLGYVRTGLANIGQDIGVEIRGKVHSAKIVPRPFYRRPKS; from the coding sequence ATGACCCATTCAACCTCTCCAACCTTGTTGCGCACGCCCTTGTTTGACCTCCACAAGAAATCCCAGGCCCGGATTGTGGAATTTTCAGGATGGGAAATGCCCGTGCAGTATCAAGGAATTGTGGCCGAACACCAGGCCGTGCGTCAGGGGGTGGGGATGTTTGATATTTCCCACATGGGTAAATTTGATCTCAAAGGCGAAAATCCCCTAACAGCCCTTCAACCCCTCGTCCCCACTGATTTAAGCCAGCTTCAACCCGGCCAGGCCAAGTACACCGTTTTCCTCAACCATCAGGGGGGAATTGTTGACGATTTGATTGTCTATTGTCACAGTCGTTACTTGGTTTCCTTAATCGTCAATGCCGCCACAACCGCTAAAGACTGGGCCTGGCTACAAGCACACTTGAATACAACCGAACTGGCTTTAGAAAATCAGACGGACACCCTCGTCCTAATTGCCCTCCAAGGCCCAAAAGCAGTCCAAGCCTTACAACCCCTTGTTGATATTCCCCTAGACGGTCTTAAAAACTATCACCACCAGCCCGCGACGATCCATTTACCCCCAGATTCCCCCTTTCCCCAAGTTCCCGGTTGGATTGCGCGGACGGGTTATACCGGCGAAGATGGATTTGAGATCATGGTGCCAAAGACTGTGGGCCAAGACCTCTGGCAAGCCTTGCAAAAGTCTGGAGTGACCCCCTGTGGCCTGGGAGCAAGGGATACACTGCGTCTAGAGGCTGCTATGGCCTTGTACGGACAGGATATTGACCAAACGACAACCCCCTTAGAAGCGGGCCTGGGCTGGCTAGTTAATTGGGAAAAAGGGGATTTTATTGGTCGCTCTGCCCTAGAACAACAAAAAGAAACTGGAGTCTCTCGGCAATTGGTTGGTTTTCTCATGGAGGAGCGACAAATTCCTCGGCCCCATTATTTGATCGTTGTGGAGGGTCAGACCGTGGGCAGTGTCACCAGTGGGAGTTTACCGCCAACGATTGCTCAACCCCTGGGCCTGGGCTATGTCCGTACTGGCCTGGCCAACATCGGGCAAGACATTGGGGTTGAAATCCGCGGGAAAGTCCATTCAGCCAAAATTGTCCCCCGTCCGTTTTATCGCCGCCCAAAATCCTGA
- a CDS encoding phospholipase D-like domain-containing protein: MKISSDSIANTFLSVFSVAGCFASVMTNQMIYLAAPITLTLSYGLFHQRRLAASSESDRDNLQVLISEFRDFQRQEAKREIELKELINTEIQISSQPSPEFERLYQQLNNRNMQLLKLVVHNLKEDYKYQLTETEKKLSKNSESISKSLKAEIEILKSQIKNFSYELDLNLELSRNILELENHHKMKLNSLEEELNGNSGYILQLLIDNLDNLESQFNNLKNFNTDSEVILNSLKIQIDSIHRRLDNLNRKINQKSNDIKALIYTEFRNVEFIGRYKIIKDRNGSRQAFLQALDKTQKHLRIVCPWLRKSAIEGEVFDKMKVLLDRDVKIELCWGNLGDARNNIDNLNLATFMKRHNAWKYDGLLLLDELQKAYPEQFISKMIGTHEKYWISDECYCCIGSHNFLSSGVSSSELEIGIKTSNPRIIASLFERFHKYQGKLYEPRDTEELEGSIQLSFEFVKGVIQDIEQRDKELIPHEDLIKIIESQTQDD; the protein is encoded by the coding sequence ATGAAAATCAGTAGCGACTCAATAGCTAATACATTTTTAAGTGTCTTTTCTGTAGCTGGATGTTTTGCTTCAGTTATGACCAATCAAATGATTTATTTAGCAGCACCAATAACATTAACGCTTTCCTATGGGCTATTTCATCAAAGACGACTAGCGGCAAGTTCAGAAAGTGATCGGGATAACTTACAAGTCTTAATTAGTGAATTTAGAGATTTTCAAAGACAAGAGGCTAAAAGAGAAATCGAACTAAAAGAACTAATAAATACTGAAATTCAAATCTCAAGCCAGCCTTCACCGGAATTTGAGAGACTTTATCAACAACTCAATAATCGCAATATGCAACTTCTGAAACTTGTAGTTCATAATCTAAAAGAGGATTATAAGTATCAACTCACTGAAACAGAAAAGAAACTATCAAAAAACTCGGAAAGTATTTCAAAATCTCTTAAAGCAGAAATAGAAATCTTAAAATCTCAAATTAAGAACTTTAGCTATGAATTAGATTTAAATCTTGAATTATCTCGAAATATATTAGAATTAGAAAATCACCATAAGATGAAATTAAATAGTTTAGAAGAAGAGCTAAATGGAAATTCAGGATATATTTTGCAATTATTGATAGATAATTTAGACAATCTTGAATCACAGTTTAACAACTTGAAAAACTTCAATACAGATTCTGAAGTGATTCTAAATTCTCTAAAGATCCAGATTGATTCCATTCATAGGCGTTTAGACAATTTAAATAGAAAAATTAATCAAAAATCAAACGATATTAAAGCATTAATTTATACGGAATTTAGAAATGTTGAATTTATTGGAAGATATAAAATAATTAAAGATAGAAATGGGAGTCGTCAAGCATTTTTACAAGCCCTTGATAAAACCCAAAAGCATTTAAGGATTGTTTGTCCTTGGCTCAGAAAGTCCGCAATTGAAGGAGAGGTCTTTGATAAAATGAAAGTTCTTTTAGATAGAGATGTAAAGATCGAACTTTGCTGGGGCAACTTGGGAGATGCAAGAAACAATATTGATAATCTTAATTTAGCCACTTTCATGAAACGCCATAATGCCTGGAAATATGATGGTTTACTCTTATTAGATGAGTTGCAAAAAGCGTATCCAGAGCAATTTATTTCCAAAATGATCGGAACCCATGAAAAGTATTGGATCAGTGATGAATGTTATTGTTGTATTGGCAGTCATAACTTTCTCTCGTCCGGTGTAAGCAGTTCAGAATTAGAAATTGGCATTAAAACAAGTAATCCTAGAATTATTGCAAGCCTATTTGAGCGATTTCATAAGTATCAGGGAAAACTCTATGAACCTAGAGATACAGAAGAACTTGAGGGTTCCATCCAACTGAGTTTTGAGTTTGTAAAAGGAGTAATCCAAGATATTGAACAACGTGACAAAGAACTGATTCCTCATGAAGATTTGATAAAAATTATAGAATCTCAAACACAAGATGATTGA
- the rdgB gene encoding RdgB/HAM1 family non-canonical purine NTP pyrophosphatase, which translates to MSIPSSPPTQPRLVIASQNPGKLREFQTYLADLAWDVCLMPADLDIPETEPTFLGNACLKAATVAQATGDWAIADDSGLEVAALAGAPGIYSARYGQTDPERIQRLLNELGGELNRQAWFTCALALARPNGQIALTEVGRCAGEILSGPRGENGFGYDPIFYVPSQARTFAEMSAETKRHISHRGVALAGILPKLKQILSSAELF; encoded by the coding sequence TTGTCTATCCCTAGCTCCCCTCCCACACAACCACGCTTGGTTATTGCCAGTCAAAACCCAGGCAAATTGCGAGAATTTCAGACTTATTTAGCAGACTTGGCCTGGGACGTTTGCTTGATGCCTGCGGACTTAGATATTCCTGAAACTGAACCGACTTTTTTAGGAAATGCCTGTTTGAAAGCCGCTACTGTTGCCCAGGCCACGGGAGATTGGGCCATTGCTGATGATTCTGGCCTGGAGGTGGCGGCTTTGGCTGGTGCGCCCGGAATTTACTCAGCCCGCTATGGCCAAACAGATCCAGAACGGATTCAGCGGTTGCTAAACGAACTAGGAGGAGAGTTAAATCGCCAGGCCTGGTTTACTTGTGCCTTAGCCTTAGCCCGTCCTAATGGTCAAATTGCCTTAACCGAAGTTGGCCGCTGTGCAGGAGAAATTTTGTCGGGCCCCAGAGGTGAAAACGGCTTTGGTTATGACCCAATTTTTTATGTCCCCAGCCAGGCCCGCACCTTTGCCGAAATGAGTGCCGAAACAAAACGCCACATCAGTCATCGAGGGGTTGCCTTGGCCGGAATATTACCCAAGTTAAAACAGATTCTTTCATCAGCAGAATTATTCTAG
- the cobU gene encoding bifunctional adenosylcobinamide kinase/adenosylcobinamide-phosphate guanylyltransferase, with protein sequence MPTSPLVLVTGPASSGKSEWAESLADQSRRRVIYIATAQRMATDPEWEAKIKAHQQRRPPHWQLWEIPQDLAPGLADAPADSCVLIDSLGTWVANQLTISDPAWEKLVQELLATLKELPAIKILVAEETGWGVIPAYPLGRLFRQRLGTLTRKIGIIADEVYLVTGGYVLPLHHLGMPLDSTQLMI encoded by the coding sequence ATGCCGACTTCGCCCCTAGTTTTAGTGACTGGCCCCGCCAGTTCTGGCAAAAGTGAATGGGCAGAATCCCTTGCGGATCAAAGTCGCCGCCGAGTTATTTATATTGCCACCGCCCAACGCATGGCCACCGACCCGGAATGGGAAGCCAAAATTAAGGCCCATCAACAACGCCGTCCCCCCCATTGGCAACTGTGGGAAATTCCTCAGGATCTTGCCCCAGGCCTGGCTGATGCCCCGGCAGATAGTTGTGTGCTCATTGATTCTCTCGGCACTTGGGTTGCCAATCAGTTAACAATCTCCGACCCGGCCTGGGAGAAATTGGTTCAAGAGTTACTGGCCACCTTAAAAGAGTTGCCTGCGATTAAAATCTTGGTGGCGGAAGAAACAGGCTGGGGGGTCATTCCTGCCTATCCACTGGGCCGCTTATTTCGTCAACGCCTGGGGACACTGACGCGCAAGATTGGGATCATCGCCGATGAAGTTTACCTCGTAACGGGTGGCTATGTTCTGCCCCTTCATCACCTGGGCATGCCCCTCGACTCGACCCAACTGATGATTTAG
- the lpxA gene encoding acyl-ACP--UDP-N-acetylglucosamine O-acyltransferase, which produces MGIHPTAIIESGAKLGAGVEIGPFCYVAATVEIGPGTILGPHVTLLGHTTIGQNCQIHSGAVIGDLPQDFAYQGGRSYVQIGDQCQIREGVTIHRGTGADSQTLVGNHCLLMANSHLAHNVCIGNQVTLANNALLAGYVQVGDRAFISGNCLVHQFTRIGRLAMLSGGTATQKDVPPFCMTRSLSTNTVMGLNTVGLKRAGFTLAERQILKEALHELYNPKLNITQALAVLQAKFADPLVQELSEFIAQSQRGICRFITPTVGLRPPQTGPEDY; this is translated from the coding sequence GTGGGTATTCATCCAACCGCCATCATCGAATCGGGGGCAAAGCTCGGGGCTGGGGTAGAAATTGGCCCCTTCTGCTATGTTGCCGCCACCGTTGAAATTGGGCCTGGAACCATACTAGGGCCCCATGTCACCCTCCTGGGGCATACAACCATTGGCCAAAATTGTCAAATCCACAGTGGGGCCGTGATTGGTGATTTGCCTCAAGATTTTGCCTACCAAGGGGGCCGCAGCTATGTCCAGATTGGCGATCAGTGTCAGATTCGGGAAGGGGTGACCATCCATCGGGGCACAGGGGCAGACAGCCAAACCTTAGTGGGAAATCATTGCCTACTGATGGCCAACAGTCACTTAGCCCACAATGTCTGTATCGGCAATCAAGTCACCCTCGCGAATAATGCCCTCTTAGCGGGGTATGTCCAGGTGGGGGATCGGGCTTTCATCAGTGGGAACTGCTTAGTCCATCAATTTACCCGCATTGGCCGTTTGGCGATGCTCTCCGGGGGAACGGCCACCCAAAAAGATGTCCCCCCCTTCTGTATGACCCGCAGCCTCAGCACCAATACCGTCATGGGTCTGAATACCGTCGGTCTGAAGCGGGCAGGCTTTACCCTGGCAGAGCGGCAAATTCTCAAAGAGGCTCTTCATGAGCTTTACAACCCAAAACTAAACATTACCCAGGCCCTCGCCGTTCTCCAGGCCAAGTTTGCCGACCCCCTCGTCCAAGAACTATCTGAGTTTATTGCCCAATCCCAGCGCGGTATTTGTCGGTTCATTACACCTACGGTAGGCTTACGCCCACCCCAGACCGGGCCTGAGGACTATTAA
- a CDS encoding DUF3685 domain-containing protein — protein sequence MISVAPTVASPGDSAYPIALVDPDPIFRLGLRAGLTQTPGLEIVAEAGDSQLALAQLAGLLPQQENLVGVRSHVKLVILEAQLTLNDPATPWLWQRLKQQYPQLALLLLGGPAAVSLVDTAQAMGVEGFIAKGSDISEIVAAVNTLRLGEKIYTLQAPQPSLSSQYPNLLTRWQYHLIQSGLTEMDTLLAMLQTHLGQPQLSGLERLVCQGRQREMRVARALVANWLPQPRRVIPSPPPPAPPPPPPPLPAQLLDQFVSRCQAGLVNQTGEPLELDILKTEKRLELLLVILKQWEDILTALQSSGLTIAQLQEKRPQILLDLWQQSIRQFFGPYATLPNQQEVTATLLQAQASIESEFLQKIPLVDQLMAHLLWQQPLMIENSLQAWGTPTALAHLSQILDNLILQMANAVIHPLLNRFAHEDAIKGLFYDRRVLSFRDMERFRNALSWKYRWQTLVIEPQEIFESRVSLLVLSATGISKTSLYLPRIPELEQLEGLRYGVTLALEARDAVSPPLRAAIALIGQGVVYVLTQVIGRGIGLIGRGILQGLGQTFALDVKRARPKP from the coding sequence TTGATCTCTGTCGCTCCTACTGTGGCTTCTCCAGGCGATTCGGCTTACCCAATTGCTTTGGTGGATCCGGATCCAATTTTTCGCTTGGGGCTACGGGCAGGGCTAACCCAGACTCCCGGACTGGAGATTGTGGCAGAAGCAGGGGATAGTCAACTGGCCCTGGCCCAACTGGCGGGACTTTTACCGCAGCAAGAAAACCTAGTGGGGGTCAGGAGTCATGTCAAGTTAGTCATCCTTGAGGCTCAACTCACCCTCAACGATCCGGCTACTCCTTGGCTCTGGCAACGTTTGAAACAGCAATATCCCCAACTTGCGCTCCTCTTGCTGGGGGGGCCGGCCGCCGTCAGTCTTGTGGACACAGCCCAGGCCATGGGAGTTGAAGGCTTTATTGCCAAAGGCAGTGACATCAGTGAAATTGTCGCCGCGGTGAATACGTTGCGTTTGGGTGAAAAAATCTATACCCTCCAGGCCCCACAACCCAGCTTAAGCTCCCAATATCCCAATCTCCTGACCCGTTGGCAGTACCACCTGATTCAATCGGGGTTAACGGAAATGGATACTCTGCTGGCGATGCTTCAAACCCACCTGGGACAACCGCAACTGTCTGGTCTGGAACGTTTGGTCTGTCAAGGTCGCCAGCGGGAAATGCGTGTCGCGCGGGCCCTTGTGGCCAACTGGTTACCCCAACCCCGCCGAGTCATCCCCAGCCCACCACCGCCCGCCCCACCACCGCCCCCGCCGCCCTTACCCGCCCAACTTCTGGATCAATTTGTCTCCCGCTGCCAAGCCGGCCTGGTCAATCAAACGGGGGAACCGTTGGAGTTAGATATCCTCAAAACCGAAAAAAGATTGGAATTACTCCTGGTGATCCTCAAACAGTGGGAAGACATCCTCACGGCGTTGCAATCTTCTGGCCTGACAATCGCCCAACTCCAGGAAAAACGCCCCCAAATTTTGTTAGACCTTTGGCAGCAAAGTATCCGGCAGTTTTTTGGCCCCTATGCCACCTTGCCTAACCAACAGGAGGTTACGGCGACCCTGCTCCAGGCCCAGGCCAGCATCGAAAGCGAATTTCTCCAAAAAATTCCCCTAGTCGATCAACTGATGGCCCATTTACTGTGGCAGCAGCCCTTGATGATTGAGAACAGTCTCCAGGCCTGGGGAACACCCACCGCCCTCGCACACCTAAGTCAAATCTTGGATAATCTCATCCTGCAAATGGCCAATGCGGTGATCCACCCCCTTCTCAATCGCTTTGCCCATGAGGATGCCATCAAGGGGCTTTTTTACGATCGGCGCGTCTTGTCCTTCCGAGATATGGAACGGTTTCGCAATGCCCTCTCCTGGAAATATCGCTGGCAGACCCTCGTGATTGAACCCCAAGAGATTTTTGAAAGCCGAGTCAGTTTGCTGGTTCTTTCCGCCACGGGTATTAGTAAAACCTCCCTCTATTTACCTCGGATTCCCGAACTGGAGCAACTGGAGGGTCTTCGCTATGGAGTCACCCTGGCCTTAGAAGCCCGAGATGCGGTTTCCCCACCGTTGCGAGCAGCCATTGCCTTGATTGGTCAGGGAGTTGTCTATGTCTTGACCCAAGTGATTGGGCGGGGGATTGGACTAATTGGGCGGGGGATTCTCCAGGGCCTGGGGCAGACGTTTGCGCTGGATGTTAAACGGGCTAGACCAAAGCCTTAA
- a CDS encoding diguanylate cyclase domain-containing protein has translation MISPLSPPLASGSNLLQVVKTAVQTITPQATMHQALQHIRRDQGNCLPVIDPMNGMYRGLVTERELVKAIAHPLPLAELTVADVMRDAQTHLNLATLDQPMQVLHAFRQFQCNALPVVDPQGRLQGILNRQDFRNTLEPTDLLKLKRAEEVMVSDVRVISPTQSLAEAAAILGAEEISCLVVVREAEPDYPLGILTDQDILNYYQQTPNSATLPIQACMNASVITAQTQDSIWQIHTLMAQHQVRRIVIVNEQGKLAGLVTQSSILWAIDSQEAGWIIHLLQIELQQATSELRASLSQHQALTAAITQRELQYNTLLGQLPAVIYQRGLEPDWRLIYTSDYWETLSGYRPGMIGEMASLILPEDYERAKLQIQSAILQKQPYVVEYRCRHRNGTLIWIQDRGQREPDQPILSGILLDVTAQRRQEELLQRYLQRELLISTISQNIRRSLDLTQVMQSAADDVRQILQTDRVLVFRLLPNGLGVVEVESLAHPEQSILGRFIQDPCFLDNLSRKLTSGYTATISDSHQAKLHPCHRELLLNLNVRANLVVSIHQNERIWGLLIAHQCHSPRLWLTDEILLLQRIGEALAIAVNQAELYQQLAQANQELQQLVYVDGLTQIGNRRQFTDISLAEWRRAAREQTPISLVLVDIDYFKLYNDHYGHQQGDVILYRIAQQLAAGLQRPGDLATRYGGEEFALILPDTPEAGAIQVVEQIQEAIATLAIPHAASSIAPHLTLSFGIATLIPQPTQALDLLLTAADQALYQAKAQGRNTYCIHTPTTGDIQGQPAPQPAQKLE, from the coding sequence ATGATCAGCCCATTATCGCCGCCCCTTGCATCTGGCTCAAATCTTCTCCAGGTGGTGAAAACGGCTGTTCAAACGATCACCCCCCAAGCCACCATGCACCAGGCCTTGCAACACATTCGGCGTGACCAAGGCAACTGCTTACCCGTAATTGACCCCATGAATGGGATGTATCGGGGCCTGGTGACCGAGCGGGAACTGGTCAAAGCGATTGCTCACCCCCTACCCTTAGCAGAATTAACTGTAGCTGATGTCATGCGGGATGCCCAGACCCATCTCAACTTGGCAACCCTTGATCAGCCGATGCAGGTCTTGCACGCTTTTCGTCAGTTTCAGTGCAATGCTCTCCCCGTTGTCGATCCTCAAGGACGGTTGCAGGGCATTCTCAATCGTCAAGACTTTCGGAATACCTTAGAACCCACAGATCTCCTGAAGTTGAAGCGGGCCGAGGAAGTTATGGTGTCGGACGTGCGGGTGATTAGCCCAACCCAATCTTTAGCAGAGGCGGCGGCCATCTTGGGGGCTGAAGAGATTAGCTGCTTGGTGGTGGTCAGGGAAGCAGAACCAGATTATCCCCTGGGTATCCTCACGGATCAAGATATTCTCAACTACTATCAACAAACTCCCAATTCTGCGACTCTCCCGATCCAGGCCTGTATGAATGCGTCGGTGATTACCGCCCAAACCCAGGACTCCATTTGGCAGATTCATACCCTCATGGCTCAGCATCAAGTCCGGCGGATTGTGATTGTCAATGAACAGGGAAAGCTGGCCGGCCTGGTCACCCAAAGTAGTATTCTCTGGGCCATTGATAGCCAAGAAGCGGGCTGGATCATTCACCTGCTCCAAATCGAACTCCAGCAGGCCACCAGCGAACTGCGCGCTTCCCTCAGCCAACACCAGGCCTTAACCGCCGCCATTACCCAACGGGAACTCCAGTACAACACGCTCCTGGGTCAACTCCCTGCGGTTATCTATCAACGCGGTTTGGAGCCAGACTGGAGGTTGATCTATACCAGTGACTATTGGGAAACTCTCAGCGGTTATCGGCCAGGCATGATTGGAGAAATGGCCTCCCTGATTCTGCCAGAGGACTATGAGCGGGCCAAACTCCAAATTCAAAGCGCAATCCTCCAAAAGCAACCCTATGTCGTTGAATATCGCTGCCGCCATCGCAATGGAACCCTAATTTGGATTCAAGACCGGGGCCAGCGGGAACCCGATCAACCAATCCTGAGTGGAATTCTCCTGGATGTCACCGCCCAACGCCGCCAAGAAGAATTACTCCAACGCTATTTGCAACGGGAGTTACTCATCAGCACCATCAGTCAAAATATTCGCCGCTCTCTGGATTTAACCCAGGTGATGCAAAGTGCAGCCGATGATGTCCGCCAAATTCTCCAAACCGACCGGGTATTAGTTTTTCGTCTTTTGCCCAATGGCCTGGGGGTTGTCGAAGTTGAATCCCTGGCCCATCCTGAGCAGTCAATTCTCGGCCGGTTTATTCAGGATCCCTGCTTTTTAGACAACCTCAGTCGCAAACTTACATCGGGTTATACCGCCACCATCAGTGATAGCCACCAGGCCAAGCTGCATCCCTGCCATCGGGAACTTTTACTAAACCTAAATGTCCGGGCGAATTTAGTCGTCTCCATCCACCAAAATGAACGAATTTGGGGGTTACTCATTGCCCATCAATGTCACAGTCCCCGGCTTTGGCTCACCGATGAGATTCTGTTATTACAACGGATTGGTGAAGCCTTAGCCATTGCGGTCAATCAGGCCGAGCTTTATCAACAACTGGCCCAAGCCAATCAAGAACTCCAGCAACTCGTCTATGTAGATGGCTTAACCCAAATTGGGAATCGGCGACAGTTTACGGATATTTCCTTAGCAGAATGGCGACGGGCGGCCCGAGAGCAAACCCCCATCAGCCTAGTTTTAGTGGATATTGACTATTTCAAACTTTATAACGACCACTACGGCCACCAACAGGGAGATGTCATCCTCTATCGGATTGCCCAACAATTGGCGGCAGGGTTACAACGGCCGGGGGACTTGGCCACGCGTTATGGCGGCGAGGAATTTGCCCTGATCTTGCCAGATACTCCAGAGGCCGGGGCTATCCAAGTGGTTGAACAAATCCAAGAAGCCATTGCAACCCTGGCCATTCCCCACGCCGCTAGTTCAATCGCCCCCCACCTCACCCTCAGTTTTGGCATCGCAACCCTGATTCCCCAACCCACCCAGGCCCTCGACCTCTTACTGACGGCGGCGGATCAAGCCCTCTATCAAGCTAAGGCCCAAGGACGTAACACCTATTGTATCCACACCCCCACGACAGGGGATATCCAAGGCCAGCCAGCCCCCCAGCCAGCCCAAAAACTGGAATAG